The genomic region AGCGCTGCTTCAAGTACGCCATGGAGGGGGCGCGCGGCGCCTCCGACAAGGTAATCGTGGAGCAGTTCATCCCGTTCGACTACGAGATCACGCTCCTCACCGTCCGGCATGCAGGCGGCACCAGCTTCTGCCCACCTATCGGGCACCGTCAGATCGACGGAGACTACCACGAGTCCTGGCAGCCGACCCCGATGGTCCCCGCGGTGCTCGCCGAAGCGCAGCGCCAAGCAGAGGCGGTAACCGGTGCTCTCGGCGGGCGCGGCATCTTCGGCGTCGAGTTCTTCGTCACCGGCGACAAGGTCTGGTTCTCAGAGGTCTCCCCCAGGCCGCACGACACCGGGATGGTCACCATGATCTCCCAGAACCTATCAGAGTTCGAGCTGCACGTGCGCGCCATCCTGGGGCTGCCGGTCCCGCAGGTGGAAAGCCTTGGCTGCGCGGCTTCGCACGTCATCCTCGCGGAGGGGCAGGCCCAGGAGGTCACCTTCGAGGGTGTGGCAAAGGCCCTCGAGATCCCGGGGAGCAAGCTGCGGCTTTTCGGCAAGCCCGACACCAGGAAGGGGCGCCGCATGGGTGTGGCACTCGCCTTCGGCGCCGACTGCGACGAGGCAAGGCAGAAGGCCGAGCAATCGGCCCACTGCGTGGGGATCGTGAAACGCTAGACCCACGAGGGTTGTCACAGGATTCA from Citrifermentans bremense harbors:
- the purT gene encoding formate-dependent phosphoribosylglycinamide formyltransferase yields the protein MIGTPLKDGATRIMLLGSGELGKEVALEAQRLGVEVIAVDRYADAPAMQVAHRSHVIDMLDREELDRVVRLEDPSLIVPEIEAINTVYLLELEKEGFNVIPTARAANLTMNREGIRRLAAEELGLPTAAYRFATSMAEFREAVATIGLPCVVKPIMSSSGKGQSVLRDAADMERCFKYAMEGARGASDKVIVEQFIPFDYEITLLTVRHAGGTSFCPPIGHRQIDGDYHESWQPTPMVPAVLAEAQRQAEAVTGALGGRGIFGVEFFVTGDKVWFSEVSPRPHDTGMVTMISQNLSEFELHVRAILGLPVPQVESLGCAASHVILAEGQAQEVTFEGVAKALEIPGSKLRLFGKPDTRKGRRMGVALAFGADCDEARQKAEQSAHCVGIVKR